One Microbacterium sp. zg-B96 genomic region harbors:
- a CDS encoding LacI family DNA-binding transcriptional regulator encodes MGDTNEVRRRPTIRDVAAAAGVSRGTVSRVINGGHWVSPDAREAVEGAIRATGYTANHAARSLATGRSNSLAFLLTEPQQLLFADPTFALLLRGATEALAQRSMTLVLLVADTPAERANVEHYVRAGHVDGVLLISSHESDPLLASLIEAGIPTVCTGVPLGHRAYVPTVSVDEAGSARVMTRHLLDRGYRKIAVITGPNDTSGGRYRLVGFREEMGDRFDPDLVEQDVYSSEAGAAAMTRLMERAPDIDAVFAASDVMAVGAIAAARRAGRGVPEDLAVAGFDDSGLAETHDPPLTTMRQPWAEISRAMVEILIDVINGVPREDLVLPTTLIVRDSA; translated from the coding sequence GTGGGGGACACCAACGAGGTGCGCAGGCGCCCGACGATCCGGGACGTGGCGGCGGCCGCCGGCGTGTCCCGGGGCACGGTGTCGCGCGTCATCAACGGCGGTCACTGGGTCTCGCCCGATGCGCGCGAAGCGGTGGAGGGGGCGATCCGGGCGACCGGGTACACCGCCAACCACGCCGCCCGCAGCCTTGCCACCGGCAGATCGAATTCGCTGGCGTTCCTGCTGACCGAGCCGCAGCAGTTGCTGTTCGCCGACCCCACCTTCGCGCTGCTGCTGCGCGGTGCCACCGAAGCCCTGGCACAGCGGTCGATGACCCTGGTGCTGCTGGTGGCGGACACCCCCGCGGAGCGGGCGAACGTCGAGCACTACGTGCGGGCAGGGCACGTCGACGGGGTACTGCTCATCTCATCGCACGAGTCCGACCCGCTGCTGGCCTCACTCATCGAGGCCGGGATCCCCACGGTGTGCACGGGGGTGCCGCTGGGTCACCGTGCGTACGTGCCCACCGTCTCGGTCGACGAAGCAGGCTCGGCTCGGGTGATGACCCGCCACCTCCTTGACCGCGGCTACCGCAAGATCGCCGTCATCACCGGCCCCAATGACACCTCCGGTGGCCGCTACCGACTCGTGGGGTTCCGCGAGGAGATGGGCGACCGGTTCGACCCCGACCTCGTCGAGCAGGACGTCTACTCCAGCGAAGCCGGAGCGGCCGCGATGACGCGGCTGATGGAGCGCGCTCCCGACATCGACGCGGTCTTCGCCGCATCCGACGTCATGGCCGTCGGCGCCATCGCCGCCGCCCGCCGCGCCGGTCGCGGGGTGCCCGAGGACCTCGCCGTGGCCGGTTTCGACGACTCCGGTCTCGCCGAAACCCACGACCCGCCGCTGACGACGATGCGCCAGCCGTGGGCCGAGATCAGCCGCGCCATGGTGGAGATCCTCATCGACGTCATCAACGGCGTCCCGCGCGAGGACCTGGTACTGCCCACGACGCTGATCGTGCGCGACAGCGCCTGA
- a CDS encoding TatD family hydrolase has product MTDPSQYVRQREKGARDVSYPPAPEPLAVPVYDNHAHLEIEDGPEPLSLDEQLARAAEVGVIGVVQAGGDIDSSRWSAWAAASHPGVLAAVAIHPNEAPAYAERGMLAEAIAVVDGLAAQPRVRAIGETGLDFFRTEAPGLPAQYESFEAHIDLAKRHGIAMQIHDRDAHDEVLATLRRVGAPDRTVFHCFSGDADMARIAADAGYYLSFAGNVTFKNAQNLRDALAVTPRERILVETDAPFLTPTPYRGRPNAPYLIPATVRFLAAELAMDLDELCAQVAANTLAVYGSFTD; this is encoded by the coding sequence ATGACCGACCCCAGCCAGTACGTGCGGCAGCGGGAGAAGGGCGCCCGCGACGTGAGCTACCCACCCGCGCCGGAGCCGCTGGCGGTGCCGGTGTACGACAACCACGCCCACCTCGAGATCGAGGACGGGCCGGAGCCGCTGAGCCTGGACGAGCAGCTCGCGCGGGCGGCCGAGGTCGGCGTGATCGGGGTCGTGCAGGCCGGCGGTGACATCGACTCCAGCCGCTGGTCGGCGTGGGCCGCGGCCAGCCATCCCGGCGTCCTCGCCGCCGTCGCGATCCACCCGAATGAAGCGCCGGCATATGCCGAGCGGGGCATGCTGGCCGAGGCGATCGCCGTCGTCGACGGACTCGCGGCGCAGCCGCGGGTGCGCGCGATCGGCGAGACCGGGCTGGACTTCTTCCGCACGGAAGCTCCGGGGCTGCCCGCCCAGTACGAGAGCTTCGAGGCGCACATCGATCTTGCCAAGCGGCACGGCATCGCGATGCAGATCCACGACCGCGACGCGCACGACGAGGTCCTGGCGACCCTCCGCCGGGTCGGAGCCCCCGATCGCACGGTGTTCCACTGCTTCTCCGGCGACGCCGACATGGCACGCATCGCCGCCGATGCCGGGTACTACCTGTCATTCGCGGGCAACGTGACCTTCAAGAACGCGCAGAACCTGCGCGATGCGCTCGCGGTGACGCCGCGGGAGCGGATCCTGGTGGAAACCGACGCCCCGTTCCTCACCCCGACGCCCTACCGCGGTCGCCCCAACGCCCCGTACCTGATCCCGGCGACGGTGCGGTTCCTCGCCGCAGAGCTCGCCATGGACCTCGACGAGCTCTGCGCGCAGGTGGCTGCCAACACCCTCGCCGTCTACGGCTCCTTCACCGACTGA
- a CDS encoding beta-galactosidase, producing the protein MSSMTSWPEMDGIAYGGDYSPEQWSRETWREDVALMREAGVNLVSIGIFSWALLETSEGVFDFGWLDEIVELLHDNGIRVDMGTPTASPPAWFFAAHPDARVVTRDGVTLGFGSRGMASHSAPAYRAAAVRIATELAQRYGNHPAVVLWHVHNEYGVPVGEDYSPHAVREWRLWLQQRYGSLDALNAAWGTAFWGQHYTDWEHVGAPAAAPTTVNPAQRLDFARFTDHQLRACFIAERDAIRAHSDRPITTNFMANQHNGCDLWAWAREVDIVSDDHYLWAADEEGEIGLAIAADLTRSVGGGAPWILMEHSTSAVNWQPRNVAKRAGEMARNSLSHLGRGADGILFFQWRASRSGAEKFHSAMLPHAGTASRVWREVVDLGAKLNRLAEVRGSRVHADVAILWDFESFWAQDLEWRPSEDVGHDERIRAYYERLWRDGIAVDFALPGHDLSGYKLVIAPAQYMLSAVDADNLNRYVEGGGTLVVSFFSAVVDEHDAVHAGGFGAVLQPALGMRVEEYLPLREGAAGVLDWNGQRLAADVWQEDLVIAGADVRATYLDGPAAGKPAITRHQHGAGVGWYVSTRPDAAGLAAIMADVYADAGLTPAGLPAGVEIVRRRREDAEYLVVINHTTETVSVPTEGVELLTQSEINGMLLLAGGDVAVIRTVSRELT; encoded by the coding sequence ATGAGCTCGATGACCTCCTGGCCCGAGATGGACGGCATTGCCTACGGTGGCGATTACTCGCCCGAGCAGTGGTCGCGTGAGACCTGGCGTGAAGACGTCGCCCTCATGCGCGAGGCAGGGGTCAACCTCGTCAGCATCGGGATCTTCTCCTGGGCGCTGCTGGAGACCAGCGAGGGCGTCTTCGACTTCGGCTGGCTCGACGAGATCGTCGAACTGCTGCACGACAACGGCATCCGCGTCGACATGGGCACCCCGACCGCTTCTCCCCCCGCGTGGTTCTTCGCCGCTCACCCCGACGCCCGGGTGGTCACCCGCGACGGCGTCACCCTGGGCTTCGGCTCCCGCGGCATGGCATCACACTCCGCCCCCGCCTACCGCGCGGCGGCCGTGCGCATCGCCACCGAGCTGGCCCAGCGCTACGGCAACCACCCCGCCGTGGTGCTCTGGCACGTGCACAACGAGTACGGCGTCCCCGTCGGCGAGGACTACTCGCCCCACGCCGTGCGCGAATGGCGGCTGTGGCTGCAGCAGCGCTACGGCTCGCTCGACGCGCTCAACGCCGCCTGGGGCACCGCCTTCTGGGGCCAGCACTACACCGACTGGGAGCACGTCGGCGCCCCCGCCGCCGCCCCCACGACGGTCAACCCGGCCCAGCGCCTGGACTTCGCCCGGTTCACCGACCACCAGCTGCGGGCCTGCTTCATCGCCGAGCGCGACGCGATCCGCGCGCACAGCGACCGCCCCATCACCACCAACTTCATGGCCAACCAGCACAACGGCTGCGACCTGTGGGCGTGGGCGCGCGAAGTGGACATCGTCTCGGACGACCACTACCTGTGGGCGGCCGACGAAGAGGGCGAGATCGGGCTGGCCATCGCCGCCGACCTCACCCGCTCGGTCGGCGGCGGGGCACCGTGGATCCTCATGGAGCACTCCACCTCCGCCGTCAACTGGCAGCCGCGCAACGTCGCCAAGCGCGCCGGCGAGATGGCCCGCAATTCCCTCTCGCACCTGGGTCGCGGCGCCGACGGCATCCTCTTCTTCCAGTGGCGCGCCTCCCGTTCGGGCGCCGAGAAGTTCCACTCCGCGATGCTCCCGCACGCCGGTACCGCCTCGCGGGTCTGGCGCGAAGTGGTCGACCTCGGCGCGAAGCTGAACCGGCTCGCCGAGGTCCGCGGCTCACGCGTGCACGCCGACGTCGCGATCCTGTGGGACTTCGAGTCCTTCTGGGCGCAGGACCTGGAGTGGCGCCCCTCGGAGGACGTCGGACACGACGAGCGCATCCGCGCCTACTACGAGCGGCTGTGGCGCGACGGCATCGCGGTGGACTTCGCCCTGCCCGGCCACGACCTGTCCGGCTACAAGCTGGTCATCGCCCCGGCGCAGTACATGCTCTCCGCCGTCGACGCCGACAACCTCAACCGGTACGTCGAGGGCGGCGGCACCCTGGTCGTGTCTTTCTTCTCGGCCGTGGTCGACGAACACGACGCCGTGCACGCCGGCGGCTTCGGCGCTGTCCTGCAGCCGGCCCTGGGCATGCGCGTCGAGGAGTACCTGCCGCTGCGCGAAGGCGCCGCCGGCGTGCTCGACTGGAACGGGCAGCGCCTGGCGGCCGACGTGTGGCAGGAGGATCTCGTGATCGCCGGCGCCGACGTGCGGGCGACCTACCTCGACGGCCCCGCAGCGGGCAAGCCCGCCATCACCCGCCACCAGCACGGTGCGGGCGTCGGCTGGTACGTCAGCACCCGACCGGATGCCGCGGGGCTGGCGGCCATCATGGCCGACGTCTACGCCGACGCCGGCCTCACCCCTGCGGGCCTGCCTGCCGGAGTCGAGATCGTCCGCCGCCGCCGTGAAGACGCGGAGTACCTCGTCGTCATCAACCACACCACCGAAACCGTTTCGGTTCCCACAGAAGGCGTCGAATTACTGACGCAGAGCGAGATCAACGGCATGCTGTTGCTGGCGGGCGGCGACGTCGCCGTCATCCGCACCGTGTCACGGGAGCTGACCTGA
- the metG gene encoding methionine--tRNA ligase has translation MTSGRSFYITTPIYYPSDVPHIGHGYTTVAVDTLARWHRQAGDDTWMLTGTDEHGQKMLRAAAANGVTPQQWVDKLVTESWFPLLDTLDVANDDFIRTTQERHERNVQVFFQTLYDRGYIYAGEYEALYCVGCEEFKPESEIVDGTGAFEGLKVCAIHSKPLELLQEKNYFFKLSEFQDKLLDLYKTVPDFLRPDSARNEVISFVKNGLKDLSISRSTFDWGIKVPWDQSHVIYVWVDALLNYATAVGYGSDPEQFERRWPAYHVVGKDILRFHAVIWPAMLMAAGLEVPRGVFAHGWLLVGGEKMSKSKLTGIAPTEITEVFGSDAYRFYFLSAIAFGQDGSFSWEDLSARYQAELANGFGNLASRTVAMIERYFEAIVPPAGEVTAAELHIHKTVADAATAADAAMERFRPDEAITAIWTIVDALNLYITENEPWALAKDDAKRERLGTVLYTAAEGLRALTALLSPVMPHATGILWDALGAAAALGALQDQPIRDAGAWGQLPAGASVSGLAPLFPRVEQSA, from the coding sequence GTGACTTCAGGCCGTTCCTTTTACATCACGACGCCGATCTACTACCCGAGCGACGTGCCCCACATCGGCCACGGCTATACCACCGTGGCGGTGGACACCCTCGCGCGCTGGCACCGCCAGGCCGGGGATGACACCTGGATGCTCACCGGCACCGACGAGCACGGCCAGAAGATGCTGCGTGCGGCCGCCGCGAACGGCGTCACGCCGCAGCAGTGGGTCGACAAGCTCGTCACCGAGTCGTGGTTCCCGCTGCTGGACACGCTCGACGTCGCCAACGACGACTTCATCCGCACGACGCAGGAGCGCCACGAGCGCAACGTGCAGGTCTTCTTCCAGACCCTCTACGACCGCGGTTACATCTACGCCGGTGAGTATGAGGCGCTGTACTGCGTCGGGTGCGAGGAGTTCAAGCCGGAGTCGGAGATCGTCGACGGCACCGGCGCGTTCGAGGGCCTCAAGGTCTGCGCGATCCACTCCAAGCCGCTGGAGCTGCTGCAGGAGAAGAACTACTTCTTCAAGCTCAGCGAGTTCCAGGACAAGCTGCTGGACCTCTACAAGACGGTCCCCGACTTCCTGCGCCCCGACTCGGCGCGCAACGAAGTCATCTCCTTCGTCAAGAACGGTCTGAAGGACCTCTCCATCTCCCGGTCGACATTCGACTGGGGCATCAAGGTGCCGTGGGACCAGTCGCACGTCATCTACGTGTGGGTCGACGCGCTGCTGAACTACGCCACTGCGGTGGGCTACGGCAGCGACCCCGAGCAGTTCGAGCGCCGCTGGCCGGCGTACCACGTGGTGGGCAAGGACATCCTCCGCTTCCACGCGGTCATCTGGCCCGCCATGCTCATGGCCGCAGGCCTCGAGGTGCCGCGGGGCGTCTTCGCGCACGGCTGGCTGCTGGTCGGCGGCGAGAAGATGTCCAAGTCCAAGCTCACCGGCATCGCTCCCACCGAGATCACCGAGGTGTTCGGCTCCGACGCGTACCGGTTCTACTTCCTCTCCGCGATCGCATTCGGCCAGGACGGCTCGTTCTCGTGGGAGGACCTGTCCGCCCGCTACCAGGCCGAGCTCGCCAACGGCTTCGGAAACCTCGCCTCCCGCACCGTCGCGATGATCGAGCGCTACTTCGAGGCGATCGTGCCGCCGGCGGGCGAGGTCACCGCGGCGGAGCTGCACATCCACAAGACGGTGGCGGATGCCGCGACGGCTGCGGATGCCGCGATGGAGCGGTTCCGCCCGGACGAGGCGATCACCGCGATCTGGACGATCGTCGACGCGCTGAACCTCTACATCACCGAGAACGAACCGTGGGCACTGGCCAAGGACGACGCGAAGCGGGAACGGCTCGGCACCGTGCTGTACACCGCCGCGGAGGGCCTGCGCGCCCTCACCGCGCTGCTGTCGCCGGTGATGCCGCACGCCACCGGCATCCTCTGGGACGCCCTTGGCGCCGCCGCCGCTCTCGGCGCGCTGCAGGACCAGCCGATCCGCGACGCCGGCGCGTGGGGGCAGCTGCCCGCAGGAGCCTCCGTCAGCGGTCTGGCGCCGCTGTTCCCGCGCGTCGAACAGAGCGCATGA